GCAATTGCACCGACCGGGTGTGCTGCCATTGCAAACCGGCGCTGAAGGTGGTCTTCAACGCAAAGAAATATTTGCTCGCTGTGCTGCTAACCGCCCATGAACCGGCAGCATTGGGATAAGGCAGCATAACCTGTTGCTGCAGGTTATTGGTAATGATCGCTGAGGCGATCTTATTAGCGGCGGGATGGTCATAACTGATATTCAGGCTGGCGAACAACATTTGCAACGATTTGCGGTAACTAAAGCCGGCTGAGGCTTTCTGGTCGCGTTTTTCAATCAGTTCTGCGCTGTTTGCATAAAGCGTCAGGTAGTCTTTCAGGATATAACCCTGGTAAATATCTTCTATGGTCCCCATCTGGTTGCGGTAGTTATAGGAGAGAAAAAGATAATTCTCGGGGCTAACCTGGTACTTTATTCTTAAAAGCGGGTTATAATAAACCCGTGTCAACTGTTTGTTCAGCGCATAGCGGTTGTCGGAATAATTGAGCTGCTGCAGGCTTACCGGCAGGCTGAGGTTTGCCTGCAGGACAGGTCCGGGCAGGTCATAGTCAGCTTCCGCATATACCTTCGTCCTGGTCCAGCTCAGATTATTCATGGAGCTGTCGGATACCTGGTTGATCTTGTCATCAACCTGCACCACATCAAGGCCTGACCTTAATTTTTGCGATTGAACACTGAACCCCGCCTTAAAACTCTGGGTGATGAAATTAGCCGGTATTTTAAGCGACAGGTAATTGGTGGTGTACCATGTTGGAACATTTACCCGCTGGATCAACTGCGCATACTTGTTATTGCCATTGAAAATTTCCGGTTCATAATCAGGGCCGATGGTCCTGTATTCCGGTTCGGCCGAATGACTGACATAGGAATAAGCCTGTATAATATGGTTTGATCGTAAAGATCTTATCAGGTTAAATTCATTGGAGAAGCTCAGCGGTTTATCATGAAGCACCTGTTCCAGCGTGGCGTTGTTCGTGTTCAGGTTGGAATAATAAGCGGTTTGGCTGTTATCCAGCACCAACGCATCATTAAGATAATACCTGTTCCTGTTAATGTTGAACGTAAATTGAGTATGCAGCAGATCGGTTCGGGAACGTTTTTGCTGGGTGCTGTAATACGCCACGGTATCGCCGGGTAAAAAAATGGTGCTTACCTGGCTGTAATCCTGTCGCTGGTTGTCGTGAAAATACCAGGCGTTTAACTTAATCTGTATGTCGTGACGGAATTTGAGGAGGTTATTGAGGTTGAGCAACCCGGATTGATTGAACAAATACCGGCTGCGCGATAAGGCCGGGTTATTTACCGTGCCGAGTGAAAGCAGCGCAGCCGGCATAGCATTATCGACAAGCTGTTCGTGATTGCTTAAGTTATGGGCAACCAGCTCCTGCTGTGGATCGTACCCGGTGTTGTTGCCTTTAAGATAATTAATAGCCTTGTAATTATCTTTAAACATCATTGCGTTCAGATCAACGTCATAATGGTGTGGCAGGCCCGCCCCTACGCTCTCCTGCCCGATCAGTTGCATTTTCGCGCCTTTTTTTATGGTCAGGTTCAGGGCCACATCATCGCTCATCACCTTGTTTCGCAATACTTTTACCGGTTGATCATTTTGTATAACCTGCACCTGCTCCACCACGCCATGGGGAATAGTGCTGGTAGCAATATTGTATTTGTCATCCAGCAGGTTATCGCCATCAATATACACATTAGAGACCGGTTTATTATTATAATAGATCGTTCCGTCGGAACTAACCGTTATGCCTGGCAGCTTTTTAATCACGTCACCGATCACCATATCCTGGGCGCCCGCAAAAGCAGACACCTTGTAGGCAAGCGTATCGCCATGTGCGCGCAAAACAGGCCGGCTGTTTCTGATCTCTACAGATTGCAGCTGGTTTGCCGAAACGCTTAGTATAAAGTCATAGGCAAGGTGTGCGTCTGTTATTGGCCGGCTCCGGGTTTTGTAACCGATACTCATCACTTTTATTACCAGTTTGCTTACAGGCGTATTGGCAGGGAGTGATAACGTATAAGCGCCACCGGCATCCGTAACAGCGTAACCAATAATCCGGTTGTTAACGGAATCCACCAGGTTAATGCTGGCATAGGGAACAGCCTTTCCGGTACTATCCGTTACCCTGCCCCGGATATTTTGCGCCAGGCCGGCAAGAGAAAGTAATAAGGCGATAAGGGACAGGTTCAACACCTTTATACACCTGTTCGTCATTTTTCGGGAAGTTCTATGGGATTATTCATCACAGCGCCGGGAGTTCCTTTAGGCCCAGGACCTCTTTTAATCATTACATGATCCTGCTGAGGCCCGTCGCCCCGGTTGACAGACGCATTAATGGCTTGTGCAAACGCCTCTGGGTCCTTCTCCATGGCGGCCCGCAGCTTATCGAACTCCTTTTGGGTAATTTTGGTATACCGGGCCGGCGGCGCTATCATATTGGGGTCATCATTCAATCCCCGCAGGATCGGCGGCAGATCCTTATCCTCCTTATTGCCGCCAACCGACTGGTCCTTTGGCGATGGAGCCATTTTCTCCACCCCGTCGAATTTAAATATCACTGTGTTTTTCGTATCATGAGCGTCTACAATAACGCCGGGCAGGCCGTTTAATTTCCAGGGACCGGTATGTACCGGCAGATCGGGGCAAAACCATACAATATAATCCCGGCCCTTAAAATGACCGGTAGCTTGCTGGCAGTGCAGCCCGCCAAAGGTGGCCGTGTCGCTGCTGATCTTCCAGTCTATAACAGGCATGGGGCCTTCTATCAGGTATTCGTTAACCATCACGGCATCCTTGGTGAACAATTTCTGCTCGGCCGGATACTGGAAATACTGGGTGCGCGAACCTGCACCGATGCGGTTAATGTTCAGGTGTCCGTCCGGACTGCTCGCTACCGCTTCAGCATACGCCTTTTTAAACTTTTGATCAGCTACCAATCCATCGTAACTTTTGTAAGCGCTGGCGTTTTTGCCTACAAAAAGCACCGTATTTTCCAACCAGGGGTTCGCCGGGTTTGTAGTATCACCTACATGGGTAAATTTGTAATGCACCATCAACCAGGCTGTATCGGGTTTTTGCGCTTCAGCGCCAATAAATGCCGCCAGTAAACCAACGGCCAACTGTAATTGCTTTTTCATGGTATGTGCTATTTTTTAAACAATACTATTGTGAGGACACTACTTTCCGAAAACTTTGGTACGAATGAGTGTTGGGCTGGGCTGAAAACGGTTTATTTGTTATCCGGGATTTCAAAAACGCCTTGTTCAGCCACCAATCCGGCAGTTTGATCCCCTGATTTTTTGATGGTACCCGTGAAATTTTATCTTTGTCAATATGCTTGCAGCCAAAAAAAGATTCTGGATAGAAATAATGCTCCACCTGCTATTTTGGGCAGGCGTTTTTTATGTGCTAACGTCATTGGACAATTCGCATATCCAGATATACGCCAGGCGGCCGGGTCCCCATATTGCCAGTGATCACGCTGATGAGCCCGGCGTCTCCGCCTATGTGTATATTATTCTCCTTTCCCTCGTCCTGCTTTTTTATGGCAATGTATTTTGGGTGTTCCGGAAAGTTATCCGGTATAAAAGGGACGCCATCCGGCTGGCCATCTGCGCCGGCTGGTTTGCGATGGTATTTGGTGCGAACTACCTTATCGATGGCCCTTTGTTCAATCGGGCAAACCCAGACCCCGTGCCGCCGCCCCCGCAAATGAAAGCAAGATTAGACAGCATATTCAGCGCCCCCCATCCTGACACTGTTTTCACCCGGCCCCCTTTCGATGCCGTCAACTTCACCGTCCGTAACTGGCTGCACATGCAGCCTTATATATTGTTTGCTTTCCTTGTAATTGAGGGTTTAGCTATTGCCTATTTCTTTCTGAAGGAATGGGCAAGAAGCGAACTCAGGCGAACCCAGTTACAAGCCAACCAGCTGAGTACCGAGATCAAGTTCCTTAAATCGCAGATCAACCCGCATTTCCTGTTCAATACCCTCAACAACCTGTTTTCGATGGCGCAAGCCAAAGAAAACGATGAGCTGGCCGACGGCATTTTAAAATTGTCCGGCATGATGCGCTATATGCTGTATGACAGCAACGAAGAAAGAGTTCCACTTGGCAAGGAGATCGCCTACCTGGAAGAATGCATTACGCTTAATAAACTGCGTTATGCCGATGAAGAAGTGTTGGTAACGTTTGAACACCCGGGACATAATGCCGACGTGAACATTGCACCCATGCTGTTTATCCCCTTTGTGGAGAATGCCTTTAAGCACGGCGTTGCCATCGGGCAGCGAGGGGCCATACAAATAGCCATAACCGTTTCCGGCGGAAAACTGAACTTTAGCTGTGTGAACAGGGATTACAGCGCTATCAAAAAAATGGAAATGAATATAAGCGGCATCGGGTTGGAAAATGTAAAACGAAGGCTGGAACTGGTGTACCCGGGTAAACACCAGTTGATGATCAATAATGAATCCGGTAAATTTATGGTTAATCTTGAAATCGACCTGTCATGATAACCTGTATAGCCATTGACGACGAACCGAAAGCCCTGGAAGTGATAGAACGGTATTGCCAAAAAATTGAATCAGTCAGCCTCAGGGCTACCTTTCGTGAACCACTCAAAGCAATAGCGTTCCTGAACCGCGAAAAGATCGACCTGATCTTCCTCGATATCAATATGCCGGAGATCAACGGCATGCAATTGCTGCAAACCCTGTCGCCACGCCCCCTGATCATTTTCACTACCGCCTATAGCCAGTACGCCGTGGAAAGTT
The Niastella koreensis GR20-10 genome window above contains:
- a CDS encoding TonB-dependent receptor → MTNRCIKVLNLSLIALLLSLAGLAQNIRGRVTDSTGKAVPYASINLVDSVNNRIIGYAVTDAGGAYTLSLPANTPVSKLVIKVMSIGYKTRSRPITDAHLAYDFILSVSANQLQSVEIRNSRPVLRAHGDTLAYKVSAFAGAQDMVIGDVIKKLPGITVSSDGTIYYNNKPVSNVYIDGDNLLDDKYNIATSTIPHGVVEQVQVIQNDQPVKVLRNKVMSDDVALNLTIKKGAKMQLIGQESVGAGLPHHYDVDLNAMMFKDNYKAINYLKGNNTGYDPQQELVAHNLSNHEQLVDNAMPAALLSLGTVNNPALSRSRYLFNQSGLLNLNNLLKFRHDIQIKLNAWYFHDNQRQDYSQVSTIFLPGDTVAYYSTQQKRSRTDLLHTQFTFNINRNRYYLNDALVLDNSQTAYYSNLNTNNATLEQVLHDKPLSFSNEFNLIRSLRSNHIIQAYSYVSHSAEPEYRTIGPDYEPEIFNGNNKYAQLIQRVNVPTWYTTNYLSLKIPANFITQSFKAGFSVQSQKLRSGLDVVQVDDKINQVSDSSMNNLSWTRTKVYAEADYDLPGPVLQANLSLPVSLQQLNYSDNRYALNKQLTRVYYNPLLRIKYQVSPENYLFLSYNYRNQMGTIEDIYQGYILKDYLTLYANSAELIEKRDQKASAGFSYRKSLQMLFASLNISYDHPAANKIASAIITNNLQQQVMLPYPNAAGSWAVSSTASKYFFALKTTFSAGLQWQHTRSVQLQNDQLLSFNTITKTGSLGANIKAGKQVAIDYNATFIQTGSHAAAAASANHINQLQQQASVEYNPLTNVQFRLSGEYYFTRRAGNPDLQYFFADGSVKFKPNKGKTKFELSAVNMLNVKTYKAFYLQANMFTASSYTLPGRIVMLKAMFKI
- a CDS encoding sensor histidine kinase; the encoded protein is MLAAKKRFWIEIMLHLLFWAGVFYVLTSLDNSHIQIYARRPGPHIASDHADEPGVSAYVYIILLSLVLLFYGNVFWVFRKVIRYKRDAIRLAICAGWFAMVFGANYLIDGPLFNRANPDPVPPPPQMKARLDSIFSAPHPDTVFTRPPFDAVNFTVRNWLHMQPYILFAFLVIEGLAIAYFFLKEWARSELRRTQLQANQLSTEIKFLKSQINPHFLFNTLNNLFSMAQAKENDELADGILKLSGMMRYMLYDSNEERVPLGKEIAYLEECITLNKLRYADEEVLVTFEHPGHNADVNIAPMLFIPFVENAFKHGVAIGQRGAIQIAITVSGGKLNFSCVNRDYSAIKKMEMNISGIGLENVKRRLELVYPGKHQLMINNESGKFMVNLEIDLS
- a CDS encoding GLPGLI family protein; the protein is MKKQLQLAVGLLAAFIGAEAQKPDTAWLMVHYKFTHVGDTTNPANPWLENTVLFVGKNASAYKSYDGLVADQKFKKAYAEAVASSPDGHLNINRIGAGSRTQYFQYPAEQKLFTKDAVMVNEYLIEGPMPVIDWKISSDTATFGGLHCQQATGHFKGRDYIVWFCPDLPVHTGPWKLNGLPGVIVDAHDTKNTVIFKFDGVEKMAPSPKDQSVGGNKEDKDLPPILRGLNDDPNMIAPPARYTKITQKEFDKLRAAMEKDPEAFAQAINASVNRGDGPQQDHVMIKRGPGPKGTPGAVMNNPIELPEK